A single Rhodomicrobium lacus DNA region contains:
- a CDS encoding alpha/beta hydrolase, protein MTPFRIIAAAIALACIAFGLWRLEGATHGLAVTRMQAGDTPVTVFRAETTAKGPVVLIAHGFAGSQQLMQPFAITLARNGYIAVTYDSLGHGRNPEPMRGDITKVEEGPTPRLLAQLGEVAALAKALPESDGRIAVLGHSMSSDIVVRFAQAHPEVAAVVAVSMFSPVVTQTSPKNLAAIDGAAEFGMLHDEARRVVGMVSGGAAEPGVIYGSFADGTARRFTLSPGAEHIGVLYSAASMEAALDWLNRAFGLSGNAPVEDRGTAIALLFFGVTLLAWPLASLLPRVSQAPLGAGLSWRRFWPVALAPALLTPLILWKMPTGFLPVVLGDYIAMHFACYGIITLAALWIATRGKGMARPPVNVAFVVAAMLVAAYSILAFGLPLDRYVLSFFPIPERLPLLFAVLGGTILFFLADEWLTRGNGAATGGYPATKALFLASLALAVALNFGKLFFLILIIPIIFVFFVIYGLFSGWVNRRTNDPLVAGLANALAFAWAIAVTFPLVSP, encoded by the coding sequence ATGACACCCTTCCGCATCATCGCCGCCGCAATCGCGCTCGCTTGCATCGCGTTCGGCCTCTGGCGGCTCGAAGGCGCGACGCACGGTCTCGCCGTGACTCGGATGCAGGCGGGCGATACGCCGGTGACGGTGTTCCGGGCGGAGACGACCGCGAAAGGCCCGGTGGTGCTGATCGCGCACGGCTTCGCCGGATCGCAGCAGCTCATGCAGCCCTTTGCGATCACGCTCGCGCGCAACGGCTATATCGCCGTCACCTATGACAGCCTCGGCCACGGCCGGAACCCGGAGCCGATGCGGGGCGACATCACGAAGGTCGAGGAAGGGCCGACGCCAAGGCTTCTGGCGCAACTCGGCGAGGTGGCGGCACTCGCGAAAGCGCTGCCCGAGAGCGACGGGCGCATCGCCGTGCTCGGCCATTCCATGTCGAGCGATATCGTAGTGCGATTCGCGCAGGCGCATCCCGAGGTGGCGGCGGTGGTCGCGGTGTCGATGTTCTCGCCCGTGGTCACGCAGACGAGCCCGAAGAACCTCGCCGCCATAGACGGCGCGGCGGAATTCGGCATGCTGCATGACGAGGCGCGCCGCGTGGTCGGCATGGTGTCGGGCGGCGCGGCCGAACCCGGCGTGATCTACGGAAGTTTCGCGGACGGCACCGCGCGCCGCTTCACGCTGTCCCCCGGCGCGGAGCATATCGGCGTGCTTTACAGCGCGGCGAGCATGGAAGCGGCACTCGATTGGCTGAACCGCGCATTCGGGCTAAGCGGAAACGCACCGGTCGAGGATCGCGGCACGGCCATAGCGCTGCTGTTCTTCGGCGTCACGTTACTGGCGTGGCCGCTTGCCTCGCTTCTGCCGCGTGTGTCGCAGGCGCCGCTCGGCGCGGGGCTTTCATGGCGGCGTTTCTGGCCGGTCGCCCTAGCGCCGGCGCTGCTGACGCCGCTCATCCTCTGGAAAATGCCGACGGGATTTCTGCCGGTCGTGCTCGGCGACTACATCGCGATGCACTTCGCATGCTACGGGATCATCACGCTCGCGGCGCTCTGGATCGCGACGCGCGGCAAGGGCATGGCGAGGCCGCCGGTCAACGTGGCGTTCGTGGTCGCGGCGATGCTCGTCGCAGCCTACAGCATCCTAGCCTTCGGGCTGCCGCTCGACCGCTACGTGCTCTCGTTCTTCCCGATCCCGGAACGCCTGCCGCTTCTGTTCGCGGTGCTTGGCGGTACGATCCTGTTCTTTCTCGCGGACGAATGGCTGACGCGCGGAAACGGCGCAGCGACCGGCGGATACCCGGCGACCAAAGCGCTGTTTCTCGCTTCGCTCGCGCTCGCCGTCGCGCTCAATTTCGGGAAGCTGTTCTTCCTGATCCTCATCATCCCGATCATTTTCGTGTTCTTCGTCATCTATGGGCTGTTCAGCGGATGGGTGAACCGGCGCACGAACGATCCGCTCGTCGCGGGGCTCGCCAATGCGCTCGCCTTCGCCTGGGCGATTGCCGTCACGTTTCCGCTTGTAAGCCCGTAA
- a CDS encoding cell envelope integrity EipB family protein codes for MTALEKTSPDGSFMTSFTLPAAAWFGISACVAVSCGPTQAQEKPADAIELAPHRAVYELVLERTGAGSNISDIRGELVYDFTGSACQGYTLNTRLVTEIYDREGKQSTTDTRSESVEDGEGRRFRFNTSQYMNKSTKPADATSGLAVRSPQGARDAVTVTLYKPKKGSFTLPGNIYFPTQHSIAILKAAKAGETRLQADFFDGSDKGTKIYETTTVIGAPLQLAANSQLPAVKNAENLDSIQSWPVVVSYYEPNAKKDGLPTYEVSFRIYANGVSRKLTLDYGAFALSGELSAIEFLPSTPCR; via the coding sequence ATGACTGCACTTGAGAAAACATCGCCCGATGGTTCGTTCATGACGTCTTTCACGTTGCCCGCAGCGGCATGGTTCGGAATATCCGCCTGTGTCGCGGTGTCCTGCGGCCCCACGCAGGCACAGGAGAAGCCGGCCGATGCCATCGAACTCGCTCCTCACCGGGCCGTGTACGAACTCGTTCTCGAAAGAACCGGCGCAGGCTCCAACATCAGCGACATTCGCGGCGAACTGGTCTACGACTTCACCGGCTCGGCGTGCCAGGGCTACACGCTCAACACGCGGCTGGTGACGGAAATATACGACCGCGAGGGCAAACAGAGCACCACCGATACGCGATCCGAGAGCGTCGAGGACGGGGAAGGCCGTCGTTTCCGCTTCAACACATCGCAGTACATGAACAAGAGCACGAAGCCCGCCGACGCAACGTCCGGGCTCGCAGTCCGCTCGCCACAGGGCGCTCGCGATGCCGTGACGGTGACGCTCTACAAGCCGAAGAAGGGTTCGTTCACGCTGCCTGGAAACATCTATTTTCCGACGCAGCATTCCATCGCCATCCTGAAAGCGGCAAAGGCCGGAGAAACGCGCCTTCAGGCCGACTTTTTCGACGGTTCCGACAAGGGCACGAAAATTTACGAGACCACGACCGTGATCGGCGCGCCGCTGCAACTGGCCGCCAATTCTCAATTGCCTGCGGTCAAGAACGCGGAAAATCTGGACAGCATCCAGTCCTGGCCGGTTGTCGTCAGTTATTATGAGCCGAACGCCAAGAAAGACGGTCTGCCGACATACGAGGTCTCTTTCCGCATCTATGCGAACGGTGTCAGCCGGAAATTGACGCTCGACTACGGAGCGTTCGCGCTCAGCGGCGAGTTGTCCGCGATCGAATTCCTGCCGTCCACGCCCTGCCGCTGA
- a CDS encoding Flp family type IVb pilin, translating to MRAKLEEFWMDEQGAAAIELGLIAAGFCVALITLAGQMNDEVKIMFERVREMLRSFNTMQ from the coding sequence ATGCGTGCGAAGCTTGAAGAATTCTGGATGGACGAACAGGGCGCGGCCGCCATCGAACTTGGCCTGATCGCCGCCGGTTTTTGCGTGGCGCTGATCACGCTCGCGGGCCAGATGAACGACGAGGTGAAGATCATGTTCGAGCGGGTGCGCGAAATGCTGCGCTCGTTCAACACGATGCAATAA
- a CDS encoding A24 family peptidase, whose product MESSLTSTVAAALPVMLVWAAAVDLLTRVIPNRLVLLLAGCFAVFALLAGLDAARVVSHAGCALLVLVCAYGLFASSLLGGGDAKLLAVASLWIGPDLLLPFLAGTALAGGALALVYIAADFASDVLRSDAHTRDRATAIPYGAAIAAGGLAVMPEWLASI is encoded by the coding sequence ATGGAATCGTCCCTGACGTCGACGGTCGCGGCGGCCCTTCCCGTGATGCTTGTGTGGGCCGCCGCCGTCGATCTCCTGACGCGCGTGATACCGAACAGGCTGGTGCTGTTGCTGGCCGGATGCTTTGCCGTTTTCGCGCTGCTCGCCGGTCTCGATGCCGCGCGGGTCGTCTCGCACGCAGGATGCGCGCTTCTGGTTCTCGTTTGCGCCTATGGACTTTTCGCGTCCTCCCTTCTCGGCGGGGGCGACGCGAAGCTTCTTGCCGTGGCATCCCTCTGGATCGGCCCGGATCTGCTGCTTCCGTTTCTCGCCGGAACGGCACTCGCCGGAGGGGCACTGGCGCTGGTTTACATCGCGGCCGATTTCGCGAGCGACGTTCTTCGCTCCGACGCTCACACACGCGACCGTGCAACGGCGATCCCCTATGGCGCGGCCATCGCGGCGGGCGGCCTTGCCGTGATGCCGGAGTGGCTCGCCTCAATTTAG
- a CDS encoding leucyl aminopeptidase family protein: MTISYETIHDDISELLAPHGKGAIRIRAFPGAELRDDFARFVTPSQAAWLEAIGWKAKTGTHALLPGENGIAEVLFALGDEKPSPASALALGALPAALPEGTYELSDFPGAPEDAVLAWLLGAYEFRRYFTRDPKPIRALVLPEGVDRAAVIARAQAVWFARELINIPANDLGPSDLAEAFAGMARTFKADVKILRGAAFLEKNFPLLQSVGRASTREPCLAELHWGNTKHPKVTLVGKGICFDTGGLDIKPSSAMALMKKDMGGAASVIALGAMIMAARLPVRLRILVPTADNNISGNAFRPGDIIRSRAGLTVEIGNTDAEGRLVLADALSYADEDGPDLIVDMATLTGAARVALGPDLPPFYTDDSALAHSIYKAGAHVGDPLWRLPFWMPYDRDLKSKVADVNHISNSPFAGSITAALFLKRFVKNAKRYVHLDIFGWTPRALPGKPMGGEPQGARAMFEVIRNEYGRGA, from the coding sequence ATGACGATTTCCTACGAAACCATTCACGACGACATTTCCGAGCTTCTTGCGCCCCATGGCAAGGGCGCCATCAGAATCCGGGCTTTTCCCGGCGCCGAGCTTAGAGACGATTTCGCCCGCTTCGTCACGCCCTCACAGGCCGCCTGGCTCGAAGCCATCGGATGGAAGGCGAAAACCGGCACGCATGCGCTTCTGCCGGGCGAAAACGGAATTGCCGAGGTTCTCTTCGCGCTTGGAGACGAGAAGCCCTCCCCCGCATCCGCGCTCGCGCTCGGCGCGCTGCCCGCCGCCTTGCCCGAGGGCACGTACGAACTTTCCGACTTTCCCGGCGCGCCCGAGGACGCCGTCCTTGCGTGGCTTCTCGGTGCGTACGAGTTCCGACGCTACTTCACCCGCGACCCGAAGCCCATCCGTGCACTCGTGCTGCCCGAGGGCGTCGACCGCGCGGCTGTGATCGCTCGCGCGCAGGCCGTGTGGTTCGCGCGCGAACTCATCAATATTCCCGCCAACGATCTCGGTCCGTCCGACCTCGCCGAGGCTTTTGCGGGCATGGCGCGCACCTTCAAGGCCGATGTGAAGATCCTTCGCGGCGCTGCGTTCCTCGAAAAGAACTTCCCGCTTCTGCAATCGGTGGGACGCGCCTCCACGCGCGAGCCCTGCCTAGCCGAACTTCATTGGGGCAACACGAAACATCCCAAGGTGACGCTGGTCGGCAAGGGCATCTGCTTCGATACCGGCGGTCTCGACATCAAGCCGTCGTCCGCGATGGCGCTGATGAAAAAGGACATGGGCGGCGCGGCGAGCGTAATCGCGCTGGGCGCGATGATCATGGCCGCCAGGCTGCCGGTGCGGCTTCGGATCCTCGTGCCAACCGCCGACAACAACATCTCCGGCAACGCGTTCCGGCCGGGCGACATCATCAGGAGCCGCGCGGGGCTTACAGTCGAGATTGGCAACACGGACGCGGAAGGCCGCCTCGTTCTGGCCGACGCGCTGTCCTACGCCGACGAGGACGGCCCGGATCTGATCGTCGACATGGCCACGCTGACCGGCGCGGCGCGCGTGGCGCTCGGCCCCGATCTGCCGCCGTTCTATACGGACGACAGTGCTCTCGCGCACAGCATCTACAAGGCGGGCGCGCATGTCGGCGATCCGTTGTGGCGGCTGCCGTTCTGGATGCCATACGACCGCGACCTCAAGAGCAAGGTCGCCGATGTGAACCACATTTCAAACAGCCCGTTCGCCGGATCGATCACGGCGGCGCTGTTCCTGAAGCGCTTCGTGAAGAACGCGAAACGTTATGTGCATCTCGATATTTTCGGCTGGACGCCGCGCGCACTGCCCGGCAAGCCCATGGGTGGTGAGCCGCAAGGCGCACGTGCCATGTTCGAGGTGATCCGCAACGAATATGGGAGAGGCGCATGA
- a CDS encoding C40 family peptidase gives MTQLDPRLNAYREDLAAASLQDRVRAQRYVQGEVRQVAAPSAPVRVAPKFDAEQATEALSGELVTLYEVRDGFGWVQLQEDGYVGYMPLDALSSLVEDNTHRVSARLTYLYPVPDMKRPPITKLSFSATVLPISRADGRFLELSRGGFIFADHLVGIRERARDFVRVAERMVGVPYLWGGKTSLGIDCSGLVQVSLQAAGVPSLRDTDMQMANAGEALDPANLDAIQRGDLIFWKGHVAIAQSPDWMIHASGHHMEVVVEQIRRAVERYAEAGSPVLAIIRPNLEPKAMPEPQDAASEPVGPKPPARAQSAPAAQQREAPQNIPATAPTAAPAGAAPAWPSPAQGERPATAPSPARSERQRAALTQAVAPQAAPQKAESHAAPAQSQLEAAAKRAAQELARRSTAENGAQQQGSAQRGPAPEAQKDGA, from the coding sequence ATGACACAGCTCGATCCTCGCCTTAACGCCTACCGGGAAGATCTCGCCGCCGCTTCGCTGCAAGACCGCGTGCGCGCGCAACGCTATGTTCAGGGCGAAGTGCGCCAGGTCGCCGCGCCGTCCGCGCCTGTCCGCGTCGCGCCCAAATTCGATGCCGAACAGGCTACCGAGGCGTTGTCTGGCGAACTCGTCACGCTTTATGAGGTTCGTGACGGCTTCGGCTGGGTGCAGCTTCAGGAAGACGGCTATGTCGGCTACATGCCGCTCGACGCGCTGTCCTCGCTGGTCGAGGACAACACGCACCGCGTAAGCGCGCGCCTCACCTATCTCTATCCCGTGCCGGACATGAAGCGTCCGCCCATCACGAAGCTCAGCTTTTCGGCGACGGTGCTGCCCATCAGCCGCGCGGATGGCCGCTTCCTTGAACTGTCGCGCGGCGGCTTCATATTCGCCGATCATCTGGTTGGCATCCGCGAGCGCGCGCGAGACTTCGTCCGGGTGGCTGAGCGCATGGTCGGCGTGCCCTATCTTTGGGGCGGCAAGACATCGCTCGGGATCGACTGTTCTGGCCTCGTGCAGGTTTCGTTGCAGGCGGCGGGCGTGCCCTCGCTTCGCGACACCGACATGCAAATGGCGAATGCAGGCGAGGCGCTGGACCCTGCCAATCTCGACGCCATCCAGCGCGGCGACCTGATCTTCTGGAAAGGCCACGTCGCCATCGCGCAGTCGCCGGACTGGATGATCCACGCGAGCGGCCATCACATGGAAGTCGTCGTGGAGCAGATACGGCGCGCCGTGGAACGCTACGCCGAAGCGGGCAGCCCGGTTCTTGCGATCATCCGTCCGAACCTTGAGCCGAAGGCGATGCCTGAGCCGCAGGATGCGGCGTCCGAACCTGTCGGGCCAAAGCCTCCGGCGCGGGCACAATCCGCGCCTGCTGCGCAACAGCGTGAAGCGCCGCAAAACATCCCGGCCACGGCGCCGACCGCTGCCCCGGCGGGTGCGGCCCCGGCCTGGCCATCGCCAGCACAAGGGGAACGCCCCGCCACGGCGCCTTCACCGGCCAGAAGCGAGAGGCAACGCGCGGCGCTGACGCAGGCGGTTGCCCCACAGGCAGCGCCGCAGAAGGCGGAATCGCACGCCGCCCCGGCTCAGTCCCAGCTCGAAGCAGCCGCCAAGCGCGCGGCGCAAGAACTTGCCCGTCGTTCCACGGCTGAAAATGGCGCGCAGCAGCAGGGATCAGCCCAGCGCGGACCTGCGCCCGAAGCCCAGAAGGACGGTGCGTAG
- a CDS encoding transporter substrate-binding domain-containing protein — MVKARFMRFLALACLACLVPLSVSAQTKIRIATEGTNPPFSSIDASGEVAGFDVDIARALCAKMQADCEIAAQDWDGIVPALLAKKYDAIVASLNITEDRKNVVAFTKPYYRSPSVFVVRKGFDAKDVSPKALIGKPVGVQTATNHSAFLEDKYHRSIVRLYNTVADAYRDLSAGRVDYVLFDKLAVYDWLKSPEGQCCEIAPTELSDEAYFGSGMGIALRKGDVALLKRFDDAIDGIVKDGTYAKINAKYFPFPVF, encoded by the coding sequence ATGGTCAAAGCTCGCTTCATGCGCTTTCTTGCGCTTGCCTGTCTCGCCTGCCTTGTTCCGCTTTCCGTTTCGGCTCAAACGAAAATCCGCATCGCGACCGAAGGTACGAACCCGCCTTTCAGCAGCATCGATGCGAGTGGAGAAGTGGCGGGCTTCGACGTGGATATCGCGCGAGCGCTGTGCGCGAAGATGCAGGCCGACTGCGAGATTGCTGCTCAGGATTGGGATGGCATCGTTCCGGCGCTGCTTGCGAAAAAATACGACGCCATCGTCGCATCGCTCAACATCACCGAAGACCGCAAGAATGTGGTGGCCTTCACCAAGCCCTATTACCGCTCGCCGAGTGTTTTCGTCGTGCGCAAGGGCTTCGACGCGAAAGACGTGTCGCCGAAAGCGCTGATCGGCAAGCCCGTCGGCGTGCAGACGGCAACGAACCATTCCGCCTTCCTGGAAGACAAATATCATCGCTCCATCGTGCGGCTCTACAACACCGTGGCCGATGCTTATCGCGACCTTTCAGCCGGGCGTGTGGATTACGTGCTGTTCGACAAGCTGGCCGTTTATGACTGGCTGAAGTCGCCCGAAGGTCAGTGCTGCGAAATTGCGCCGACGGAACTGTCAGACGAGGCTTATTTCGGCTCCGGCATGGGGATCGCGCTGCGGAAGGGCGACGTCGCGCTGTTGAAGCGATTCGACGACGCCATCGACGGCATCGTGAAAGACGGCACCTACGCGAAGATCAACGCGAAATATTTCCCGTTCCCGGTGTTCTGA
- a CDS encoding ATP-binding cassette domain-containing protein — MIALEARGIEKKFGAVQVLKGVSLAAEKGEVISIIGSSGSGKSTFLRCLNLLETPDAGEIVAGGEHVRIEPGRKPDARQVERLRRRVAMVFQGFNLWHHMTVLGNVIEAPVHVHGRPRAEAVEEAHALLKKVGLGHRADAYPAELSGGQQQRAAIARALAVHPDVILFDEPTSALDPELVGEVLAVIRRLADEGRTLVIVTHEMAFARDVSSRTLFLADGRIEEEGPSVHLFAAPRSPRLVQFLEAFRAGGFTRETPLPTLEDKEP; from the coding sequence ATGATCGCACTCGAAGCGCGAGGCATCGAAAAGAAGTTCGGCGCCGTTCAGGTGCTGAAGGGTGTTTCGCTCGCCGCCGAAAAGGGCGAGGTGATTTCGATCATCGGCTCGTCCGGCTCCGGCAAGAGCACGTTTCTTCGCTGCCTCAATTTGCTGGAGACGCCGGACGCGGGCGAAATCGTCGCGGGCGGCGAGCATGTGCGCATCGAGCCTGGCAGGAAGCCCGACGCGCGGCAGGTGGAGCGGCTCCGCCGCCGCGTCGCGATGGTGTTCCAGGGCTTCAACCTCTGGCATCACATGACCGTGCTCGGCAACGTGATCGAAGCGCCTGTGCATGTGCATGGCCGCCCGCGCGCCGAGGCCGTGGAGGAAGCGCACGCGCTCTTGAAGAAGGTGGGCCTCGGGCATCGCGCCGACGCCTATCCGGCGGAATTGTCCGGCGGACAGCAGCAGCGCGCCGCCATCGCCCGCGCGCTCGCCGTCCATCCCGACGTGATCCTGTTCGACGAACCGACATCCGCACTCGATCCCGAACTCGTGGGCGAGGTGCTCGCCGTGATCCGGCGGCTTGCGGACGAGGGCCGCACGCTCGTCATCGTGACCCATGAAATGGCGTTCGCCCGCGACGTGTCGTCTCGAACGCTGTTTCTCGCGGATGGCCGCATCGAAGAAGAAGGCCCGTCGGTACACCTGTTTGCCGCGCCGCGAAGCCCGCGCCTCGTTCAATTTCTCGAAGCTTTCCGGGCAGGCGGCTTTACGCGTGAAACTCCGCTGCCTACGTTAGAAGACAAAGAACCCTAA
- a CDS encoding AAA-associated domain-containing protein, whose product MGVVTPRSNGRTPLVAVKEVRHFYKRGTSSNLVVLDDVSLSLYNGEIVALLGRSGSGKSTLLRIISGLLQPSDGEVVVESQRVDGPADGLAMVFQSFALFPWLTVQENVEIGLEAQGVRAEERRKRALAAIDLIGLDGFENAYPKELSGGMRQRVGLARALVVDPKVLLMDEPFSALDVLTAETLRTDLLDLWMEGRMPIQSILLVTHNIEEAVLMSDRILVFSSNPGRVIAEIKVNLPQPRNRVDPAFRAMVDDIYARMTAKPTAAPARGEGVFPGTGINMSLPDVSTNTLAGLLETLAEPPFDGRADLPPLAERAQMEVDELFPAAETLQLLRFAELAEGDLKISDAGRRFVDAGVDERKAQFAQHLLAYVPLVAHIRRILEERSSRRASIIRFQDELEDNMPEDDAERTLHTVINWARYAEVLAYDGETGMISLDNSA is encoded by the coding sequence ATGGGAGTCGTCACGCCGCGCAGCAACGGCCGCACGCCGCTCGTCGCTGTGAAAGAAGTCCGCCATTTTTACAAGCGCGGCACGAGCAGCAACCTCGTCGTGCTGGATGATGTAAGCCTCTCGCTTTACAACGGCGAGATCGTCGCACTGCTGGGCCGTTCCGGGTCCGGCAAATCGACACTGCTTCGCATCATCTCCGGGCTGCTTCAGCCGAGCGATGGCGAGGTTGTGGTCGAAAGCCAGCGCGTGGACGGCCCCGCCGATGGCCTTGCCATGGTCTTCCAGAGCTTCGCGCTGTTTCCATGGCTCACCGTGCAGGAAAACGTGGAAATCGGCCTCGAAGCACAGGGCGTCAGGGCGGAGGAGCGCAGGAAGCGCGCGCTGGCCGCGATCGACCTGATCGGCCTCGACGGCTTCGAGAACGCCTATCCGAAAGAGCTTTCCGGCGGCATGCGCCAGCGCGTCGGCCTTGCGCGCGCGCTTGTCGTCGATCCCAAGGTGCTGTTGATGGACGAGCCGTTCTCCGCGCTCGACGTGCTGACGGCGGAAACGCTCCGCACCGACTTGCTCGACCTCTGGATGGAAGGGCGCATGCCGATCCAGTCGATCCTGCTCGTCACGCACAACATCGAGGAAGCCGTGCTGATGAGCGACCGCATCCTTGTGTTCTCGTCGAACCCGGGTCGCGTCATCGCCGAAATCAAGGTGAACCTGCCGCAGCCGCGAAACCGCGTCGATCCGGCCTTCCGCGCCATGGTGGACGACATCTACGCGCGCATGACCGCGAAGCCCACGGCCGCGCCCGCGCGTGGCGAGGGCGTGTTCCCCGGCACCGGCATCAACATGAGCCTGCCGGACGTATCCACGAACACGCTGGCGGGCCTGCTCGAAACGCTGGCCGAGCCGCCGTTCGATGGCCGCGCTGACCTGCCGCCGCTGGCCGAACGCGCGCAAATGGAGGTGGACGAGCTTTTCCCCGCCGCCGAAACGCTGCAACTCCTGCGCTTCGCCGAACTCGCGGAAGGCGACCTCAAGATCAGCGACGCGGGTCGCCGCTTCGTCGATGCGGGCGTCGACGAACGCAAGGCGCAGTTCGCGCAGCATCTTCTCGCCTATGTCCCGCTCGTGGCCCATATCCGTCGCATCCTCGAAGAGCGATCGAGCCGCCGCGCCTCGATCATCCGTTTTCAGGACGAACTTGAAGACAACATGCCGGAGGACGATGCCGAACGCACGCTTCACACCGTCATCAACTGGGCGCGTTACGCGGAAGTGCTTGCCTATGACGGTGAGACGGGGATGATCAGCCTGGACAATTCGGCTTAA
- a CDS encoding ABC transporter permease has protein sequence MTMPQFAGNRRIANISATVAQAWPNRYDVVVFLALGAVLVAMAHGAKTMQQPLTGLEANPVSLDPANLPQYALLTTLRMFAALGFSLLFTFIVAPLAAKSRKAERVIIPALDILQSVPVLGFLTFTVIFFLNLFPGSQLGAELAAIFAIFTSQAWNMTFSFYQSLKTVPRDLEEVTAQFRLTPWQRFWKLEVPFATPGLVWNMMMSMSGGWFFVVASEAISVGDTTITLPGIGSYIALAIEHKDIGAVAWAVGAMAVVILLYDQLLFRPIVAWSDKFRVELVASQNPPESWVLNLLRRTRLIQAVNGLLGKIASLFGGGVSTLSRHAPEPRIGKTAARALDILFNIALAAVVVWAAWSIYSYVRATLGWSDVVQAVTDGCITFVRVMVLIAIASLIWVPVGVYIGLRPKLAERIQPLAQFLAAFPANVLFPFVVMGIVAWKLDPNIWLSPLIILGTQWYILFNVVAGASVFPRDLGEASELYRLRGWLWWRKVMLPAILPYYVTGALTASGGSWNASIVAEAVSWGDTRVEARGLGAYIADATAAGDFHRVVLGVGVMSVFVVTLNRVLWRRLYAYADRRLRI, from the coding sequence ATGACGATGCCCCAATTCGCCGGCAACCGCCGTATCGCCAATATTTCCGCTACCGTCGCCCAAGCGTGGCCGAACCGCTATGATGTGGTTGTGTTTCTCGCCCTTGGCGCCGTGCTTGTCGCGATGGCGCACGGCGCGAAGACCATGCAGCAGCCGCTGACGGGGCTTGAGGCAAACCCCGTCTCGCTCGATCCCGCGAACCTGCCGCAATATGCGCTGCTGACGACGCTTCGCATGTTCGCGGCGCTCGGCTTCTCGCTCCTGTTCACTTTCATCGTCGCTCCCCTTGCCGCCAAGAGCCGCAAGGCCGAGCGCGTCATCATCCCCGCGCTCGACATCCTGCAATCGGTGCCGGTGCTGGGCTTCCTCACCTTCACCGTGATCTTCTTCCTGAACCTGTTTCCGGGCAGCCAGCTCGGCGCGGAACTCGCAGCCATCTTCGCGATCTTCACGAGTCAGGCGTGGAACATGACGTTCTCGTTCTACCAGTCGCTCAAGACCGTTCCGCGCGATCTGGAGGAAGTGACCGCGCAATTCCGCCTCACGCCGTGGCAGCGCTTCTGGAAGCTTGAAGTTCCGTTCGCGACGCCCGGCCTCGTCTGGAACATGATGATGTCCATGTCCGGCGGCTGGTTCTTCGTCGTGGCATCGGAAGCCATCTCGGTCGGCGACACCACCATCACGCTGCCGGGCATCGGGTCCTATATCGCGCTCGCCATCGAGCACAAGGACATCGGGGCGGTGGCGTGGGCTGTCGGCGCGATGGCGGTTGTCATCCTGTTGTACGATCAGCTTCTTTTCCGTCCCATCGTGGCCTGGTCGGACAAGTTCCGCGTCGAACTCGTCGCGTCGCAGAACCCGCCGGAATCCTGGGTGCTGAACCTGCTGCGCCGGACGCGCCTGATTCAAGCCGTGAACGGCCTTCTGGGCAAGATCGCGAGCCTGTTCGGTGGCGGGGTGAGCACATTGTCGCGCCACGCTCCGGAGCCCCGGATCGGGAAGACGGCGGCCCGGGCGCTCGACATCCTGTTCAACATCGCGCTGGCTGCGGTCGTCGTGTGGGCGGCGTGGTCGATCTACAGCTATGTGCGCGCGACGCTCGGCTGGTCCGACGTCGTTCAGGCGGTGACGGATGGCTGCATCACCTTTGTGCGTGTGATGGTGCTGATTGCCATCGCGAGCCTCATCTGGGTGCCGGTCGGCGTCTATATCGGCTTGCGGCCGAAGCTCGCCGAGCGCATCCAGCCGCTGGCGCAATTTCTCGCGGCCTTCCCGGCGAATGTGTTGTTCCCCTTCGTGGTGATGGGTATCGTTGCCTGGAAGCTCGATCCCAACATCTGGCTTTCGCCGCTCATCATCCTCGGCACGCAGTGGTACATCCTGTTCAACGTCGTCGCAGGCGCGAGCGTTTTTCCGCGCGATCTCGGCGAGGCATCGGAGCTGTATCGCCTGAGAGGCTGGCTCTGGTGGCGCAAGGTAATGCTCCCGGCCATTCTGCCGTACTATGTCACGGGCGCGCTCACTGCATCGGGCGGTTCGTGGAACGCGAGCATCGTGGCCGAGGCCGTGAGCTGGGGCGATACCAGGGTGGAGGCGCGGGGCCTTGGCGCCTATATCGCGGACGCGACTGCCGCCGGCGATTTTCACCGCGTCGTGCTGGGTGTCGGCGTGATGTCGGTGTTCGTCGTCACGCTCAACCGCGTCTTGTGGCGGCGTCTGTACGCTTATGCCGACCGCCGCCTACGCATCTGA